A part of Candidatus Manganitrophaceae bacterium genomic DNA contains:
- a CDS encoding TrkA family potassium uptake protein — translation MNIIILGSGRLGSRLANSLVQKGHKIVIVDAEETKFKNLEEHEKIQRVSGNIFNEETASLVFSEQADVFIAVTGSDNVNLMVAQAMQKKYKIPRVLIRVFDPTLSSVYHDLGMETVCPTNFALQEMLKTLEKGV, via the coding sequence ATGAACATCATAATTCTCGGCTCGGGCCGATTGGGCTCCCGTCTCGCCAACTCCCTGGTGCAAAAAGGACATAAGATCGTCATCGTCGATGCGGAGGAGACGAAGTTTAAGAATCTGGAGGAGCACGAAAAGATTCAGCGGGTCAGCGGAAATATCTTCAACGAGGAGACGGCGAGCCTCGTCTTCTCCGAGCAGGCCGACGTCTTCATCGCCGTCACCGGAAGTGACAATGTAAACCTAATGGTCGCCCAAGCGATGCAAAAAAAATACAAAATTCCCAGGGTCCTTATTCGCGTCTTCGATCCCACCCTCTCCTCGGTCTACCATGATCTCGGTATGGAAACGGTCTGTCCGACGAATTTTGCGTTGCAGGAGATGTTGAAGACCCTGGAGAAGGGGGTCTGA
- the nrdR gene encoding transcriptional repressor NrdR has translation MQCPFCSHVEDKVVDSRLSKEGEVIRRRRECLHCQRRFTTYERVEEIFPMVIKKDGRREPFDRQKIFAGLKKACEKRPVSIDLLESVVTRIEKKIQERGESEIESRIVGEEVMRQLHGIDQVAYVRFASVYREFKDVGQFLSELKNLLNEQGQEKQGVAEGNKG, from the coding sequence GTGCAATGTCCGTTCTGCAGTCATGTGGAAGATAAGGTGGTCGACTCCCGCCTGAGCAAAGAGGGGGAGGTGATCCGGCGGCGTCGGGAGTGCCTTCATTGCCAACGGCGCTTCACCACCTATGAGCGGGTCGAAGAGATCTTTCCGATGGTGATCAAAAAAGACGGCCGGCGCGAGCCGTTCGATCGGCAAAAGATCTTCGCCGGCCTCAAGAAAGCGTGCGAGAAGCGGCCGGTCAGCATCGACCTGCTGGAGTCGGTCGTCACCCGGATTGAGAAGAAGATCCAAGAGCGGGGGGAGAGCGAAATCGAAAGCCGCATCGTCGGCGAAGAGGTCATGCGACAGCTGCATGGGATCGACCAGGTCGCTTATGTCCGGTTCGCCTCTGTTTATCGTGAATTCAAAGATGTCGGCCAATTCCTCTCCGAGCTGAAGAACCTCCTCAACGAGCAGGGACAAGAGAAACAGGGGGTCGCAGAGGGAAACAAAGGATAA
- a CDS encoding NAD-binding protein, whose product MYIIVVGGGKVGYNLTKLLLAEEHEVLLIEKDKTKTPGLSREFGEALMEGNGSRVSVLREAGANRADVLVAVTGADEDNLVICQVAKAVFKCPRTIARVNDPMNESLFSALGIDATVSSTRLIDSLIEEQVKAEDMVIPLVTLRAGNVEIIEVDLSRSSHFMGKKVREIQLPEGSIFISIIRGDEIIIPKGETELIPGDKVVALVRKEAEQALREML is encoded by the coding sequence ATGTATATCATCGTCGTCGGAGGGGGAAAGGTCGGCTACAACCTGACAAAGCTCCTTTTGGCAGAGGAACATGAAGTCCTCTTGATTGAAAAAGACAAAACAAAGACGCCGGGGCTGTCCAGGGAATTCGGGGAAGCGCTGATGGAGGGAAACGGCTCTCGGGTCAGTGTTCTGAGGGAAGCGGGGGCCAATCGCGCCGATGTGCTGGTCGCCGTCACCGGCGCCGACGAGGACAACCTCGTCATCTGTCAGGTCGCCAAAGCGGTCTTTAAATGCCCCCGGACGATCGCCCGGGTCAATGATCCGATGAACGAATCGCTCTTCTCCGCGTTGGGAATCGACGCCACCGTCAGCTCCACCCGACTGATTGATTCGCTGATTGAGGAGCAGGTGAAGGCGGAGGACATGGTCATCCCGCTGGTGACCCTTCGCGCCGGGAACGTTGAAATTATTGAAGTCGATCTCTCACGCTCTTCTCACTTCATGGGAAAGAAGGTGAGGGAAATCCAGCTCCCCGAAGGGTCGATCTTTATCTCCATCATCCGCGGGGATGAAATTATCATTCCAAAGGGAGAGACCGAGCTCATCCCGGGCGACAAAGTCGTGGCATTGGTCCGGAAAGAGGCGGAACAAGCCCTCCGGGAAATGCTCTAG
- the rpiB gene encoding ribose 5-phosphate isomerase B: MKIAIASDHAGFGLKSRIIRYLTEKKVETLDLGTHSRDSVDYPDYATRVAESVSKGEVDRGILICGTGIGMSIAANKFQRVRAALCHNDATAEASRRHNDANILVLGERVLDEEKAIEILRIWLTTEFEGGRHQNRLDKIQSIEASQQTEPRSSEGY, encoded by the coding sequence ATGAAGATCGCAATCGCCTCCGACCACGCCGGATTTGGCCTTAAAAGCCGCATCATCCGCTACCTGACCGAAAAGAAGGTGGAAACCCTCGATTTGGGAACCCACAGCCGCGATTCGGTCGATTATCCGGATTATGCGACGCGGGTCGCTGAATCGGTTTCCAAAGGGGAGGTCGACCGCGGCATCTTGATCTGCGGCACCGGGATCGGCATGTCGATTGCGGCGAATAAATTCCAAAGGGTCCGCGCCGCCCTCTGCCACAACGATGCCACTGCGGAGGCCAGCCGACGCCACAACGACGCCAATATCCTGGTATTGGGAGAGCGGGTCCTCGACGAAGAAAAAGCGATCGAGATTCTTCGGATCTGGCTCACGACCGAATTCGAGGGGGGACGGCACCAAAACCGGCTCGATAAAATTCAATCGATTGAGGCCTCTCAGCAGACGGAACCCCGGTCTTCCGAAGGGTATTAA
- a CDS encoding serine hydroxymethyltransferase, with the protein MSEGKDLSLKEVDPEVAEAILQESKREDDKIVLIASENHVSRAVLEAQGSVMTNKYAEGYPGRRYYGGCQYVDVVESLAIERAKRLFGAEHINVQPHSGSQANMAVYFAMLKPGDTILGMSLAHGGHLTHGSPVNFSGMLYRVVSYGVRKETGRIDYEEVAATAERERPKMIVVGASAYSRILDFPKFREIADRVGATLMVDMAHIAGLVAAKAHPSPVPYADFVTTTTHKTLRGPRGGMILCREQYAKAIDKAIFPGIQGGPLMHVIAAKAVAFKEALTDEFAVYQKQIVANAAALASGLISRGYQIVSGGTDNHLMLVDLSQQGITGKEAEEALDLAGITVNKNAVPFDERPPSQASGIRLGTPIVTTRKMKGKEMDEIASFIDTVLRHRKEETVLGQIRQQVQSLCKRFPH; encoded by the coding sequence ATGAGCGAAGGGAAGGATTTAAGTTTAAAAGAGGTCGACCCCGAAGTCGCAGAGGCGATCCTCCAAGAATCGAAACGGGAAGACGACAAGATCGTCTTGATCGCTTCGGAGAATCACGTCAGCCGGGCCGTCTTGGAGGCGCAGGGCTCGGTGATGACCAACAAATATGCCGAAGGCTATCCAGGGCGGCGCTACTACGGCGGCTGCCAATATGTCGATGTGGTCGAATCGCTCGCCATCGAGCGGGCCAAGCGGCTCTTCGGCGCCGAGCATATCAATGTACAGCCCCATTCCGGCTCCCAGGCGAACATGGCGGTCTACTTCGCGATGCTCAAGCCGGGCGACACGATTCTCGGGATGAGCCTCGCCCATGGCGGGCACCTGACCCACGGCAGCCCGGTGAATTTTTCGGGAATGCTCTACCGGGTCGTCTCCTACGGCGTCCGGAAGGAGACCGGCCGGATCGATTATGAAGAGGTCGCGGCGACCGCCGAGCGGGAGCGGCCGAAGATGATCGTCGTCGGCGCCTCCGCCTATTCGCGCATTCTGGATTTCCCCAAATTCAGAGAGATCGCCGATCGGGTCGGCGCGACGTTGATGGTCGACATGGCCCATATTGCCGGGCTGGTGGCGGCAAAAGCCCATCCCTCTCCGGTCCCCTACGCCGATTTCGTCACGACGACCACCCACAAGACATTGCGCGGCCCCCGCGGCGGCATGATCCTCTGTCGCGAGCAATATGCCAAGGCGATTGACAAGGCGATCTTCCCCGGCATTCAAGGAGGCCCGTTGATGCATGTCATCGCCGCAAAGGCGGTCGCCTTTAAGGAAGCGCTGACCGATGAATTCGCCGTCTACCAAAAACAGATCGTCGCCAACGCCGCCGCCCTGGCGAGTGGATTGATCTCCCGAGGCTATCAGATCGTCTCCGGCGGAACCGACAATCACCTGATGCTCGTCGATCTGAGCCAACAGGGAATTACCGGGAAAGAGGCGGAAGAGGCGCTCGACCTCGCCGGAATCACGGTCAACAAAAATGCCGTTCCTTTCGACGAACGCCCGCCATCGCAGGCGAGCGGCATCCGGCTCGGTACCCCGATTGTGACGACGCGCAAAATGAAGGGGAAAGAGATGGATGAAATCGCCTCTTTCATCGACACCGTTCTTCGCCACCGGAAAGAGGAGACGGTGTTGGGGCAGATCCGGCAACAGGTCCAGTCGCTCTGCAAACGCTTTCCACACTAA